The nucleotide sequence GAAGTCAAAGTGTTCCCTGGCTTGAAGACTGTTCCTTCTTAGCACGCTTCTTCCTAACACTTCTCTGTTTTGTCCTTTACTGGCAATTTGCTTTGACTTTGTTCTGGGACCTTTTATGAACAGACGTAAAGTAAATCTGCTCTGCTTTAAGCGACATCCGTATTACTTTCCCTAAGATGGTTCCACTTGAATAGAAGATCATTTGCTTTAAGGGTTCATATTGATCTCTGTGGCACTTCTTCAGCTTTAATCTAGGAGGTACCTCGTCCAGTCCATATTAGCAAAAACATGGTTCAATGATGCAGCAATTTCATAAAATTTACTAGATTTTGTCATTTTCACTTAGAGAAATTTCACAAACTACCAGAGTCAGGGCATGAATTACTGTCCTAGTCCATGATCTGTGGCAGTCTTTTCACTTTGCAGGTTTGCAAAATTAAAACTATGAATTCAGTATTAGAAATCATTATTAGCTCATAGTACAGAAAATGTTTGTGATATGGGCCACCTTATCCTTTGACAAGTTTATTTCTGACTTTGCCCCTTATTTCATACCTCAGAGACCATATTCTTTATTTCATAGCCACTCAAGAAACTGTGATGGGCTGGGTAGGTGATTTTACCACATTCTGTTCCTGCCTTTCTGCCTGCAATTCACTAAAACTGTCCCTACACCAAAACACTCCTCTGGGAGTATTCAAAATGCGCATCTAATTCCAGGATCCACAGCCTACTTGGGTATCACTTAAACACTAAGATATGCTAGGATTTGTGCGTACTTGTAATATAACAGTGAGATATTCTTTATCTGGAGTTCCAGTGGTGCAGTTGGATCTATTGCTGATATCTCCATTATTGCAGAGGCAAGCCTATTTGGTGTGGAGAAAACAGCAGAGTTACAAATCAAGCATGTAAGTGAGCAGGCAAAACATATAAAGGAAGCAGTGTTTAAATTCACTTGTCACATTAGAAAACTTAAGAAGTCAAATTGTCTCTTCTTACAGAGCTGTTATCTTTTTATTCCAGGCAGGGAGCATACTGCACCTGGAAACTATCCATAGTCTTTGCCTTTGTGGAATCCCTTTTCTTGACCTTGTGGCCTCAAATATGAAAAGCTGCCGCACACACTCTCTCTGGCTGTAGATACTCCTGAGATCCTATTTCaaatgtgttggggttttgtggggtATGTAATACCTGTGCTGAATTGTTCTCCCCCATGTGCCTCTCCTTCACTTTAACCTTCTGAGTCCCAGCCAACGTTTCACTCCTCTCCACACATGGATCTCATCAACACAGAGGGGAAAATGGTAGGAGAATGCCTGTTCAGTGAAGGgctttaccagaaaaaaagagagatctgAACACTTGGCTTCCTCTGATGACATGGGTGGGAATTCTGTCCAGCGATAGGGCGAATCCTGCTAGATCCTGCACATGCTGCCCCACAGTTTTCTGAATTCAAGAGCTCTCTGCCTAGTTGCAGATCTGATGTGGTATATTTGTGGCTTAAGATGCTTGCTTCTTGTGTTATTGCACTGAGATcgctatttgttttttttctgttctactgCTAAGGAGATTTTATTTTGTCAGGTTTGGGATGAAACTCTTGCCAAATCTGCAGAGGCTTGGGCTGCTACATGCATTTGGGACCATGGACCTTCCTACTTACTTAGATTCTTGGGCCAAAACCTGTCTGTAAGAACTGGAAGGTAGGCAGATACTCtacaaagcaattattttcttaGCCTTCCAACAGCCTTTGAGATCCAGATCTTAGACTGATGCAGGTGTCATCCAGTATTCTGGCAATAATTTATATCTATCTATGTTCGTTTGGCTTAAGAGTATTATTGCTTAATACTGTGCCCCTAGTGATGCGTGGAGACGTGTATTTAGGTGACTTGCATCATAGGGATTAGCAGCAGAAAGTTCCAAAATACCTAAATCTAAAATGAcaagtttttctttctgtattttaaacaaaccCAGGTATCGATCTATTCTCCAGCTGGTAAAGCCATGGTATGATGAGGTGAAGGATTATGCTTTCCCTTATCCTCAGGATTGCAACCCCAGGTGCCCCATGCGATGTTATGGACCCATGTGCACCCATTACACACAGGTTATATAAATTAACTTCTATTCAAAATCTACCGTCCAAAGCGGGACTTTTCTGTGATGTATTTATAGCTCTCTCTcaaataaatgtatgtatatatatttcttttcaatttggACTTCaccaataataaatatttattcagatgGTTTGGGCCACTTCCAATCGTATAGGCTGCGCAATCCACACATGCCACAATATGAACGTCTGGGGATCCGTTTGGCGACGAGCTGTTTACTTGGTATGCAACTATGCCCCAAAGTGAGTTGctttctttcaatatttttatttttatacttcatGCATGTTTTGGTACTCTCATAGGACCGCTTACTCCTTTTTCTGCAGCTTGACCTCTATTTGTGCTTCTTCTGTGGGCTGATCCTTCATTCTAACTTTACATCTGAACATAGAGAAAATGAATGACTTTGGTatacaaggaagaaaaggaaataacttgATGTGtatggaacaaaacaaaaaacttgttttctgttattgttatcattatgaTTCTTTTTGTCTTCCGCCTTTGTGCTGATTCCACTTTACCTTGAATTCCTTATTACTTTACTCTGTTATATATGCTCACGGTGAGCTAGACTTCCTCAGGTAAGCAATCCCACTGTAGATCAGGACCTTGATGTGCTGTGAACACATTTTGTTGCCCACAAGATACCTTTGCTTATGACCATGCTGCATAAGGGCATCCATAGCATAGGTTTCCTACAAAGTCCATCTACCTAAGCTCAGTGTCTACAAATCTCATCTTTCCTTCCATATTAGGGTCCTTCAAAGTATAGGTCTTAGACACCCATAGGTGGCCCTATATCAGGTGGCTGTGCAGAGATCTGTGTTAGGTTGAAATCAAGAAATGAATTTTCTCCCAGCATTTCCTAGACATCATCCCAAGCTTACATCTGGGTGCAGAACGAATCAATGAAGTGTGGCTCTGGGAGAGGTTCGATTTGAGGTCTGGTTTGGACCAATGCTTCAAAAGCAGCATGGACGGTGTAAATGGCTGGTTTCTCTGACTCTATATTAGGCAAAGACATAGTTCTGTACAGGAATCTAAGTATAATTAATTGAGCATATTTTCCATAAACTCTGAGTGGCATAGGTCCATTTGTGGTAAAGAATGTGCAAGAATATGTCATTATTCTAGCTGTTACatgaagaaaagaatttttaaagattttgcaACTTAAAAATAAGATAGGATTTAGTAAGAAAActggcttgggaaaaaaaccacgcTTGGAAATCAAGGagatttctctgtccttttttctttaatatcttcTAGAAAAGGTTGGTAAGAAATGAATGTGAGGGTCCAAAGATCAGGCAGCAAAAAATGTATCTGACTTGTAGCTCCATAACatggaaaagtgaaaacaaagttTGTAAGAGTAACCcaagtattattttttatatatcttcatttaaaaaaaatattaaaaattccaAACTTTCTAGAATACGTCTCTCGTTCCTATACAGCAAAAGAATGGTTTTATACATTAGGCATTGTTGAAAATTGATGCATTGTTTGTGTACCAGGTAACAATGAATTAAtgacattttatattttcttggtCTAAAAATCCCACTGTTTCTCAAACAGCAAACCAAAGCCTGGAGTTACAAGCTGCTTCTCTGGATGAGAGTTTGAGTAGAACTGTGATTCGTAGGTAGTGGAATTGGGATTTTCACATCTACTTCTTGCACAGTCACAAAAATGATATTGAGTGATGTTACTTGGCTTAAGTTTATATTCCTAAGAATTAATTGAGTTAAGGACACTGGGCTTAGAGTCCTTGGGCACACATGCAGAAGTCTCTTTGCCAGTCAATAAAGGCTGTGTCCTTCTGAGTAATGGCCACATCAGAAACTCCTCTAAAGAAGAAAGAGTTGAATATTACAGCCTCGACCTGAGTTATTAAGACTGGAATTTGGCAAAGATTTAGGATTTAGAACTCCAGTAATTTTCACCGATGCCATGCCGTAATGCTGAAAAATATCTGTGCTtctgaaatcaggaaaaaaagttaaggCGGATAATTACAAAGTTTAGAAAGGCTCTGCCCCTGGTTATCTAACAACGGACTCGCACGAATCAGCCATGCGTTGCatagaaaatgaagcagaaatcagCTTTCTGCAAACTCTTACTGGATTTCCATATCTGTTATCAAACTAAATGTATTTCCTGAGCACTCAGTCTGCTGTACCCATTTGGAAGAGAAGTAGGAATGAGCAAATTATTTGAGAGATTCCTGCTTTCTTCCAAGGCACAACCCAGACTAGGGCTTTTGATCCAATGTTATTGGCTGGGAGGTGGGAGAtgagaaaatgtttcataaaTAATTGCATTACTCACTGCTATACCATGTCACATGCAAACTGGAGAAAAGTTCTCTGCTCAGTGAGACATAACTTTTagataaaaatctaattttaacTTTCTTTCTGCCTACCTCATGAGTATTACATATATCTCTAAAAGACTGGGATTTATATAAGCACCTGAAAGTCTGGATGCATTTTTCAGATGTTCCTAGATCTTTCAGAGTTACCTATTTTCACATGATCACTCTTCAGACTTGTGCCCCTTTTCCGCTGGGCTCTATTACACAGCTTTATTCACCAGATGGgagccctccttctcctcccattAACATCTGAGACCCCTACAAATGCCCAAATACAGTTCTTTTTAATGCATTACTGGTGCAAATAGTTTTCATCTTCCCTTTGCTCTAACCACGAATTCAGCCTCAGAGCTTCACAATGTGGAACTAGGGTAGTGCAACCTAAGAATAAGATTTCACTCTGTTTTTCCACCTTCCAAAACCAAGCTTTTAAGATTACTTCCAGACAAAAAAGTGCTCAAGGAAAAACCTTGCACCAATGCTTATGTTGCTAATTTCTCATAAATATAGCCCTCCAGTAAAAAATACTGTCCCAGGCTCGGAGAATCAAAAATCACTTGGCTGTAGCAAAAGCAAGAAGACTGGGACTTCACCACAGAGACTAAAGGATATGGAACAGACCACTGGCCTAGGGTGACATGGTCATTTTCCTGCTGGTTTTTGGGAATCGGTAGATCAGTGTTTGTCATTAACCTACAGAAATACATTAATGTATGTTTTCAGTAACAGGGCATTTATAGGATATCACTGAAGACATTAACTTTAATCACTCAAAACAAGTATggttaatgaattttttttttttcttcctctctgcacTTACTAagcattcattttccttttttattttcaggggGAATTGGATTGGAGAAGCACCATATAAAGTAGGAGTCCCATGTTCGGCTTGTCCTCCGAGCTATGGAGGTTCTTGTACCGACAATCTGTGTTTCCCAGGAGTAACATCAAACTACTTATACTGGTTTAAATAAGTTAAGGTTTacattattctgaaaaaaaccccatgaatgAGTAACAAGAAGCTTGTATATTGAATTTTGCACATattatatagagagagatattgTAATAATactctgatgttttctttttgtatgcTTTTGTATAATTAGCTTTCAAAGTATAGTATAATTTGGTTTTAACACTTTGGGATTTAAGACTCACATTAACCCTTTTAGATTAACATTTTGTTAAAGGAGAGCAAACTAATTTTCACCTTAGCAAGTATAGCTTCCTGAAGATTAGGTTCTattaaaagcacattaaaagaTAGAATATGACTTCCTTTTAAAAGTAATAGCTCCAGAGAGACAAAGGTCATTGTTTAATACTGTGCTTTAGAAATGGTGCGATGTGCAAAGCACCAAATTGTCCTCACACTCCAAATGGTTCTTCCCATTTACACCTGTGCTTTCACCTGCAATGTCAATGGGGCCATGAGCAGAGGAAAACATACGTGCAAGAGAAACTGCAGGATATTACCTACCTCATGCACAACATCAACTCGTTTATGGTGTTTCAAGAGTTCAGCACACGGCTGCTGCTATCATCAACGATGCCTGTGTGCAGACAGGAAAATTAGAGAGAATGAGGAACCACACTGGCCAAGATGCAGTGGCTGTTAACTCACATGCCTAAAGTCTTACCTAGATAGAAGGCCACATCTCTTTAGATAGATTGGTATAATAACACAGCCTGACTCTACCTTCCTGTGTTTCTGAACACAGTCATGGTATAATGGTGCTTTGCAGCAGTATATTTATTCTTGTACAGGAAGGCAAAGAAATATATTGCTACAAAGCAACATACATCAATACATGACATCCATACTGTCTTTTACACTGTAAGTTTGCCAGTATATGTGCTATCCCCCTGACTGAAACTCAGTCAGGTGAAACTTTCAAGAAGAGATCAGACCTAAAAGTAGGTAAGAGGATTTCCAAATAAAAGACATCAGGCAACTTTAAAACTTCATACAGATCTGTTACAAAAATTCCAAATTTCTAAAGCAATTGGCAGTgtcctttaaaatatattgtgcTGTTTCCTGAAAATATCTGTATGAATTAATAAAAACCAAATCTATTTATTCATACCTTTCCTGCCAAAACCTGAATGCCTTATGGGCGCTTACTAGAAAGTTTATAAAGAGGACCTACACTTTAGGCTAGAATATTATACAGGTAGTTTTCTTGAAAAACAGAttataaaaaggaggaaattgAATGTCTGCCACAACTACTATGTCATTGAAATAGCCTCGAGTTTTGGCTTTGTATTACAGGGCAGAATGTACTCCACTTTAAATATACGTGTTTAGTCTGCTTGCAGTGCTACATTTAGACCTCTGAAATTTATGAACTTTGAAAAGCAATACTGAGTAGAGCAAGCAGAACAACAGAGGATAATTTCACTAGTGCTACATATGTATGCGTCTTTAAGTCACTAATTCAGTCCTTTCGAGGGTGTTTCAGACAGTCTGTCACCAGAATAGGAAGTATCATATTGGTGACATAAAAAGAAAGATCAGAGTGTGAATTCTTCATGCTAGTTATTCTTTTTCTCCAGCAAGATATCTGGGGGCGGCAGGGAACGGGCGCTACAGCATATGAAATGTAGCAGCTCCTCTCCATCTATCCATAATCTGATCCCTCAGAGAGCGTCAGCCACTGATCTGTGGCTCTTCAGACATTTCTGATAAGTGGTATTTCTGTATCTGACAGGACAATAACTAGGCAAGTATATTGTCTTAAAATGtgtctgtgttttaaaagaacaacacTTGTAATATTCTACTAACTTTTATTCTGTTACAATATAAATGGTTTTCCTTTTGGTTTCAAAGGGGCTTGGACTTGGACAGAGCTCAATCAGTCAAGCACTTTGGCTGAGTAAAATCCAGTCCTGTTTTGAGAGTGAAACACAACCTCTTTGCATCATCTTTGTCATGTTAAAAGAATTTAGTGAGACAAAACTACTAGGTGGGTCACTAGCCCTCAGCCAGCCCAGTTTTGACAAAGATGCATGggacaaatacatttttgttcCTCATAAGAAATCTTCTCTGGAGGTAAAGACAGCACAAGTAAAAAAGTGCATCTAGCCATTtccagtatttttgttttcttttttaatacaagaTAGGAAGCAGAGCCTAAGCAAAAGTTCAGGTTAAGCCGTGGAGCCTACAGCAGTAGGTCTGACAATAGACGACTATGCACTTTGGAACTTGCAACTCATATGTTGTATGGTACACTTTCCAAACAGGACTAGACattgtaaattaatttataattctGTAATTCAGCTGAAATTATTATAACGGGTATATATGTTATCGTATCTGTTACTTTTTAAGTTGCTACAAATACCTTGATTTTgtggaatattttgttttctgtggatatagaaaactttgcttttaacAAACAGGTATGCAGGTTTTTTCACAACATCCCATAATGGTGCTAGGGATTAACTTTTGTAATCACACTGTAATTTACAGCAGCAAAAAATGATCTGGGTATAAGCTATTTCAAACGAGCAGCTCCTGATAAAACCAGCCACAAGCACTCAAGCATTAGCTGAATATTTTTCATTGAACAGAGAGGATTACATACAGTTCATCTGATATTTGATTACCACATGAAATTTGCCCTTCCACTTTATTAAATAAGTAGTTTAGTGAAGGCCTTTCCATATTACCTATTTGAATCTCCCCAGTTTCTatcatctttttttgtcttgggcCAGGTAATAAAAATGCCAGTAAAGCTCTACTTTGATTGCCAGTGTCAGTGCTGCCTGATTGATTACCTGACACCAAGTGCTGCTAGAACAAAAGTACTGAAATGTGTGGAAGACTTCAGATGTCTTTGGCAGTGTATCTGCTCTGATACATGCTGAGGAAAATTCTTGATGAGTTCAAGGCTATGCTGAGGCAAACTACCCCCAGTTGCTATTCTGATAGCCCTGAAGATCTGTACTACTTCCTTCCAAGCAGAATGCTATGCCTTTAAAGACAGAGAAGTTAGCTCAGAATTCTGTGCTAAATATATAATAATGAAAGGATACACAAACCAAAATaaggctaaaaatatttttgatcagCATACTGTGAGAGTCATAAGGGTATAAAAGAAGTAATTGATGTCATTAATTATTGAGTGCAGCTGTTTATGATATCTGCTTGTGATTTTTTGCCTCATTTAAATGTCTAAGATGATGGGTAGCAATTGATAACCTTTTGGTGCTGACCTATATGTTCTGGTGCTGAAGTTACACATTATTTTTTGTGGAAGATGAGGTTTACTTCCAATATTACCATATACACTCCagtgttctgagatttttttcagctaagcATATAATTTACCACTAGGCTAGATTTGCTTTCAAGTTCCTTTTTACGGTTGTTTCAGGCTCTAATGAGAGTTTTATGTGCATCAGAGAGGAAAATGTATTCcagttcaaaaccaaaacaaacagtacCCTCACCTCATCGCAACAGTGAAGTGCCTGCGGAACAAATTATGAGGAGAGTAAGACCTCAGATTCAGATTGATGCTGAGCAGGTTTAAGTGATTGCAAATCCTCTCTCTGGGGTAATAAATGACTTCAGAATATCTGAGCTTGACCTTGCACACTTATCCTTGGGAAGCTGtgtgtttctcttctctgagATCAGTTTGTTCCCCTCTGAATTTGAGATGAGTTGGATAAGGCCTCAGTGGAAACTGTGGCAGGTTTAACATAACTTTTGCAGGAGTGAGAAGGTTGGATTCCATGAGAGCTTTATGGACAGCAAAATTAGGCTTCACGTGCCATCCCCTATCAACACTGGGAAATACCACAGGGCTTTGAAAGAGGAAACCTCCCAGAGAAAAAGTGCTCTATACCACAGCTGGGATCTAACAGGAAGAAATATATCTGTGTCTATATCCATATCTATGTCTATAGATGAGTGGATATATAGGTAGCTAGATCTATCTGTCTACACATGATCTTCGAGGATCAGGTTGTAAGCATGGATGCCATCTTGTGGTTGAGAATGCCAATATGTTGGTCTGATTTCATCAGAATCCAAAagggtttaggatttttttttaaaaaaccacatgcaaatttagtttgtttcctttaaaatttttgGCCTTGATTTTAAAGACACATGactttgtctgttttctttgagaaatgaTGTCCATTACATAACTCCTCCATTTCTTACTTTTACGTGATTTGTAAGTATAGAACTCCATCACAGTTCTATTGGCTGTTGGTTACCTATCATACCAAGTTTTATGAGTATGAGGTAAAACAGGTATTCAGATGTCAGAAAATTTTTTAGAGGTGTTAAATCAGATACAGGTCTTAAAAAGCAGGGGGTGGGAAGCCTCACTACTCAGATATTAAATTCTAAAGATCCCTAATAAAATAAGAGTTTTAAAGGCCCAAATTACTGTTGAAATTTGCCCACTATTGCtaagttttcaaaatgaaactgttgctttccttttctagGATGAAATGATCTCATAGAATTGAAGCGCACAGCATTTTTATGGTGCTTTTTAAAACTGtgcaaaatagaaaatgtgtATGCTCTGGTTGTCAGATCATAATTGGTCTGATGGTCTCGAAGTGCACAAACCTTCCTGTTTGGATTCATAAGGATAACATTAAGCTTCTGTCAATAATAACCACAGCCTTCTCAAACTGCtttctttcaataaaaaataaattggaaatcaAGAAAGAAAATCGCAATGACCCACCTGGTTAATTCAACAGATGGGCAACAACCCATCTGGTtaattcaagaaaagaa is from Accipiter gentilis chromosome 2, bAccGen1.1, whole genome shotgun sequence and encodes:
- the PI15 gene encoding peptidase inhibitor 15 gives rise to the protein MTVIAAISCAFLFSILCETSALVLPNSTDLLLSDNNFTDIETALAAHLDSAKIPKARRKRYISQNDMIAILDYHNQVRGKVFPPASNMEYMVWDETLAKSAEAWAATCIWDHGPSYLLRFLGQNLSVRTGRYRSILQLVKPWYDEVKDYAFPYPQDCNPRCPMRCYGPMCTHYTQMVWATSNRIGCAIHTCHNMNVWGSVWRRAVYLVCNYAPKGNWIGEAPYKVGVPCSACPPSYGGSCTDNLCFPGVTSNYLYWFK